TTGCTTATGATACAAATGATCAATTAAGCAATGTTTTAACTACTAAAAATCAAAATGATGGCGATGAAAATTCAGGACTCTTTAATTTTTCACCTCAGGCTGAAGAAAAACGGGCATTTTTAACTTATCCAGCTAAAGTTGAAGTAAAGTCAATTGAAATTCAACCTGACTTTAGTCAAAACAATGCAAAACTAACAATTAAATTTGACGAAAAATACAAAGCTTTTCTTGATACATACAATAAACTCAAAGTTAACTATACAAGTCCAAAAGGTTTAGGCCAAAGTGTTGAAATTGACAAAACTAACTTTGATTCAATAAGAAATGCAACCTCTCAAGAACCAATGGTTGAAGTAACAATTAATAATATTAATGAACCAGGAAAATATGTTGTTGAATCACTTGAATTTGCCGATGAAAAATCGACTTCAACTTTACTTTCTAGTTTAGAATTGCCACCTGTTGAAATTAAAGAATCAGTAACAATTGCAAAACGTAGTTTTTATACAAATACAAAAGTAGTTGCAATTCGTAAAAAGGCAATTTCAGAAACAACTGCAACAATTGAATTAGTAATTGAAGACCCAAATGGTTCATTTATTGGTAAAAAAGTAAAAGGAACTTTTACTTACCAGGCTAATCAAGCTAGTCAAACAAAAGAAGAAAGTGAAACAATTATTGCTGATGAAATTGAAAAAACTTCAAAAGTAGTTTTCCAATTAAAAGGTCTGTCTAAAAATACTGACTACAGCATTACTTCTTTAGTTTTTGATCAAAGTCAAACCCCTCAAGGACAAAATGCTGGCGGAGATACTAGCCAATTTAATAATCAACAAAACATTGAATTTAATGACGAACAAATTAAAATAAATGCTAACGCAGACTCAAGCCAGCCCCAAGAAGTTGCTGAAATTAAACAATTTAAAACAACTTTTGAATCAGCAACAGCTCTAGGAATTACTTACCAATTAGATCAAACCCAGGATGGTAAGCCTTGGCAAAAAGCAAAAGTTAGAGTGTTTTTCTCAAGTCAGGACAAACCACTTGAAGAAAAGTTGACAAAACTTAAATTAGTTTATAAATCTTCAAAACAAGGAATTTCAAAAACATCAACAACTTTTGTTAATGCTAAATTATTGTCAACTCAGACTCAACAAGGTCAGCCACAACAAAATTGATTAAATAACCAACCAGATGAGGCTCATTATTATTATGAATTTGATCTTGATAATTTAGATGCGGGAGCCCAATATACAATAATTGGTCTTGAAGATGAAGCTGAAAAAATTAAAATAATTATTCCTGACCCTAATGCACCAATTGCAGTTAATTTTTCATCCCAAGCAAGTCCTCAGTCTTCATTTAGTTTTAATACTGCGCCATTAATTACAAAAATGACTTATGTTCCTAGTGAAAAAAGTATTAAATTAATTTTAGCTGTTGAAAACTCACAAAAATTAGACTTTTCTAATCATAGAGCCACTATTAAATACAAAAAACTTGAAAATAATCCAAGTTCTTATGGCTGGCAAGATCCAACAAGCAAAGGTAGCGGCAATGATTTAAGTGATACGGTTGAGACAATCACAGTTAGAGTACCTCAAAGACAACAAGACCCAACTAACCAGGCTAGTCAACAACAAAATGAAGAAAATTTTGGAATTACCTTTTTGGAATTTGAACTAGGAAACCTTGAAAAAGGTTCTTGGTATTTAATTGAAGAAATTAGTCTTTCAACTAGAGGGGCAAACCCGACGCCCTTAAGTCTTTATCTTGACAAAGAAAAAATGGAACCTCAAGATAAAAAAACGGAAACATCTGAATTAGAAAAATGACAAACAATTGTTAATACAACAATTGAATCAACAACAATTCAAAATGTAACCACTTCAACGACAACTGGTTCAAATATAAGTGTTGATAACAAACCAAAAAATACTGCCCAATTAACTTCTGGACATTTCCAAATTGATCTTGATAGTACTGATCTAGTTTTCCTAAAAGATAAATATAATATTCAACTTGAGCTTGAATCAGTTGAAAAGAAAATCTTTTATACTGAATCTAAAGAAATAACTGACACAAATACAAGCGCTGGTGCTGGACAAAATACACAAATTATTCTTGAAGCTAAAGGTCTTATTCCTGGAGATAAATATACAATTAAAAATTATATATTTAATTTAAAAGAAGGAGACCAAGAGAATTTTGCCGTTCGCTTACCACAAAAATTAAAAGTAACTCCACCTGATAATAATGATAGCATTGATTTAAAAACTCAAAATGCAATTAAAGCAATTAAATATGATGCTGTCTCAGAAGGAACAACTAATATCGATGTTGAGTTTTACAATAATAATGGTGAGCTGAATAATAAACAATTAGAGTTATCAGCTGAAATTGACGAACATTTTGGAAATAAATATCTCCCTAAAAGTTGAGGAGACGCTGATAAAAAAGTAACTAAATCAAGCACTTTAACTCCAATAGACGGACAAATTGTTTCAACATTAAGATTTGAAATTACTTCTGGACTTAAAAAAGCGAAACAATATATTATTAAGTCAATTAAACAAAAAGATGCAACTCAGGGTGGCATAGGAGCTCAAGCTTCATCTGGTGGTGCTGGCGGAACAGCAATTACTTTTGATACCCCAATTAAAGAAGAAACAGCATTACAACGTAAGTTTTATTCAAAAGCTGAAAAAACTAAATTAATTAATACTACAATTAGTGATGTTACAACCGATTCAGCAACAATTACGCTAGAATTTGACAAAGATGATGCTTTCTTAAAAGATGATCTTGTTACTTTGTATTTAGAAAAAGGTGATAAATCCCAATCAATTGGTGCTACAACCTTAATTACCACCCCTACTAACTCATCAGGCGGTGGCGCTGCCGGGACTGGGACTGGTCAAGATAAATTACATGCTACTTTTAAATTTTTAAATATCCTTGAGCCTGGAATAAAATACAAAATTAATGCTCTAACATCAAAAACTGTCGATCTTAAAGTTGATGATGCTTCAAAAGTTCAAAATCCTAATTTAGTTGCTGGATGGAAATTTGGTTCTACTCCAGCCGCTTCAACTTCTTCAACTACTTCAAGCACCTCAGGAAACCAAGTTATTCTTGATTTTATTACTCAGCCTTTAATTACAAATATTATAAAAGAAACAATTGAAGACGATCATGCTAAAATTAAACTTGAAGGTTGAACTCAAGATCTCCAAGATGCTGGCTTTAACCCTAAATTTACTGTAACTAAAAAACAATCAACCCAGCAGCCTCAGCCTCAGCCTCAACCTCAACAATCTCCTGGATCTGGTACTAGTGCCGATACCAAAACAGGAACCAAGGAATCTTCTACTCCGCCAGAAACAAATTCAATCACCTTCAAAGTTGAAGGTCTTGAACAATTTACCGAGTATAATAATATAACTCTAAAATTAGAAAAATCCCAAACTCCCGGATCAGGATCAGGAACTTCAAACAATCAACAAAACCAACTTAGTCAAGATTTTACAGTTCCATTTGCTCCCGAAATTGCCTCAGGTGCAAAGCAATCTCTACGAGAGTTTCGTACTACGGCTAAAACATTGAATTTAACGACTTCAAATCCCGTTAGTTTAGATCCAATTTCAACTTCTGCTGTCAATATTTCAATTAAACTAAAAGATGATAAGCAAGCAAACTCGGTTGCTGATGTCCCATTTGTCCTAAGATACAAAAAGATTTTTCCAACTTATGAAGCTGATGTTATTGATTCAACTACTAATCCGGTTTTAATTAATGTTCAAGAGCAAAAATTCACATTTAATGTTCTAAATCTTGAGCCTGGAGCTATTTACGAAGTTAAAGAAATTGTTCCTTTTTATGAGGATAAACACCTAAAAGAAAATCACAATATTGTTGATCTTAAACCTAGTGAGCAACTTTTAAAATATTTAAAAGATGTTGAATCCTTACCAATTAAATCTAATGCTAATCCCGAAAAAATATACTTTTCACCGCTAAATGTTCCTGTTAAATTAGAGCGTGCTTGATCACATCCACTCAGATATGATTATTATGAAGGCGAACAAGTTTATATTAAATTTAACAAGGAAGCAGGTACTGCAATTACACTTGATTGACTAAAACAAAATCTCAAACTGGAATTAATTCCCCACCGTACTCATATAGGGCAACGCACACATGGCCAACAAGATGTTACAAAAGAACTAAGTGAGGCAGGCACCTATCAAGAGAAAACTAAAGGTGAGTTTAACACTAATGTTACTTTGTCGAATTTAAAATGAGATCCAGAAAAAACTACCGCTACCTTAAAAGTCCAACCAAGATCATTAAAGTCCATTGTCGCTGCGACAATTAAAATCACAATTAAGGATGTGGATAATTATCACCTTAACCCAACACAAGAACTTTCCGCTCCTACTACTACTCCCGCACCTGCCCCTGCTACGCCTGCTACTACAGCTACCCCTTCTACTACACCAGATAATTCTCAGTCTATAAGTTTTAGACTCCAATCAAGTGCTGTAATGGTTACCCCTACTAATGTTGATTATATGAATCCAGGACTAATTGGATTTAGTTATGCAATTTATGATCCTCTTGATTTAATTCAAAAAACGGGAAAAGATTACAATCCTTTTGGCGAGTTCCCACATTTAACTCCTTATAAAGAACAAGATTGACTAAAAGTCATTATTAATAAACAATTTAATACTACTAAATCCGAAGCCGCGCTCCAAGTCCCTGATAAAGCAATTTTTAATAACATTAAAGGGAAAACAAATGCGAAAAAAAGTTGAGAAAATCCTACCGTTTTAGATATTCCTGAAGAGCCGGTTGCAATTAGAACAAAAACTGATAATAAATATAATATAAAATATTTAACACTTTATTGGCGAATTAATTCTAATACTGGAACATTTGAAGTTCCTGAAAAATTTAGAGATGCAAAAAAACTTTGGTATCCTGCCGGAAAACTCGTTCATTTGCCAATTTCACTTCAATTTAAAAATGATTCTTTATCATCTTTATCTTCTTCTTATTCCTTTGTTCTTAATTCCCCTTATGCTAATCCAGGACATATAATGCCTTGGGCTTCTACCGCTGATCCGCATGATGCAGACTCAATTATTGGCTCAGGAGTAAATTATCGACAATTATGAAATCAAGGTTGAACAAAACACAAAGATACATCTCAGCTAATACCGCGAATTAATCTTTTTGAAAAACATATTTCTAAAGTTTTTTGGTCTTCGCCTTCATTTGAATGGACAACCAACGATAAGGATCTTAATACTTTCTTTTATCTAAACCGTAAAGTTCCGGTATTTACTGATTACGCAAAAACAAAAAATTATAAAATTAATACTGGAATACCTCGAAATGACTTGCGCAACAGAACCGATTTTCAAAATGGTAAAACCTGAGACATTATGTATGTTCATCATAGAGAAAACCACGTAAAAAATCCACCAAATCTTGTACACACTCAAATGAAATGAGATCATTTTTGACAAACCAATTCTGCGCCAGATTTAGAAAACAAACCACATAAATCTTCTTGAATAATATCTATAACTAGCCCTTCAGGCAAACCTTTATTATACGATCCAATTAATTATTATGCAATGTTAGGTCCTTTTGAACCACCTGAACTGCCAGAATAATTTTAAAATATAAATAATAAAGAAAAGAACAGCGTGTTTGCTGTTCTTTTTCAAATTAAAAATAAAAATACAACAATCTTGAGTCCCGAGTTTCCCAGTTTGAAGGCAAAAATTCACTTTTTAGTGAATATAAATATGAAAAAACACCCGTAAATCAGTGTTTTTTGACGCTAAAACCTTAATTCTTTATTATTTTAAAATTAACCTTTTGTAAAAAAATGCTTGGTTTAAATTAGTAGAAAAAATTCAGACAACTAGTTTTTTATTTATTCTTTAGAGTTAAAACAATAAAAATCAACATAGTCACAAATTTTATTAGACTTCAAAATTTTTACAGGAATATTAAGTATTTTGTGTTTTTAAGGTAAATCTGTTTTGATAAAATTTATCATAAAGGACCAAAATATGAAAAAGCAGCAACAAAATTTATTGCCATATGACTTAGTAGCTAAAGAAATTGTTAGCAAATACGATGATTATAAAAAATTAATAAAAGAAGACTTTCACAACCAAATTTCTCATATATTTAAAAATTTGCTAGCCGATCTTAAACGTGGAATTAAACCAACATTTAGGCTATGAAAAAAGCAACCGAAGCAAAAATGGTGCGCATAGACCCAATAAGCGAAACGGGTTTTCGCGAAAAACTGTGAATTATAATAGTAAAAATATGCATCTAAAAATACCAAGAGATCGAAATGGCACTTTTGAGAACAAATTCATCGGTAAATACGAAACAAAAATTTAGTCAATATCGAAGAGCCAGTGTTTTCGCTTTTTGCATCAGGGATGTCATATGAAAATATCGCTAATACAATAAAAAATATCTATAAAAAGGAAATAAGTAACGCCTGAATTTCTTCAGTTACTGACAAATTATTACCTGAAATTGAAAAGTGAAAATCGTAAAAAATTGAGAATTCCTATCCAATTTTGTACATTGATTGGAAGTTTTTTAATGTTAAAGAAAACGGTGTTTTTGTCAAAAAATCACTTTATCTTATTCTTGCAATTGATTGGCAAGGCAATAAAAAAGTACTGGGATTTTGGATTAAAAATAGCGAATCAGCAAGTAATTGACTTGATGTTTTTAGCGAACTAAAAACTCGTGGGCTGCAAGATGTTCTAATAATTTCTTGCGATAATCTAAGCGGAATTAGTCAAGCAATTAAAGCGATTTTCCCGCAAACAGATGTTCAAAAATGTGTTGTTCAGCAAATTAGAAACTCGCTTTTAAAAGTTTCTTACAAGGACAAAAAAGACTTTGCCTATGATATGAAAAGTATTTATCAAGCAATTAATCAAGAATCTGCAATGCAAAATCTTGATAAATTTGCCAAAAAATGAGGTCAAAAATATCCTTCAATTATCAAGTCTTGGTATACAAACTTCGTTGGATTAACGACATTTTTTAAATATCCATATGAATTGAGGCGAGCAATTTATACTACAAATACAATTGAATCAGTAAATAGATTAATTAGGAAAAATACAAAAGCAAAAGGCGGAATTCAAAGTGTAAATTACCTTTCAAAAATAACTTATTTAACGCTCCAAGACGCATCTATAAAATGACAAAGACAGGTAAGGGATTGAGATACAATTAAAAAACAATTAGAAATTATTTTCCCTAATCGATTAAATAATGTAAAATTAAATTAGATTTCTATCAGAAAAAAATCCATTAAATTTAAAACACAAAATTATGAACACTCCCACAATTTGTATAAGGAAAATATGTTTAAATTAAATATTGAAGACACACTTACTCAATATAACAAGATTTTAGGAATTGATGAAGCAGGTCGTGATTGCTGCGTCGGACCACTTGTTGTTGCTGGAGTAGTTTTACCTAAAAACTTTAAAAGCGATTTGATAAATGACTCTAAAAAACTTTTAGAATCAAAAAGAGAAAAGGCTTATGAATTAATAATCCAAAACGCTATTGAATATAAAATTGAATTTGCAAGTGCAGAATATGTTGACGAATTCAATCCAAAACAAGCTACTCGCAACTTAATGAATAAAATTGTTAAAGAATTCAACGATATCGATTTAATCATTACTGATTTTGAGCCAGTCACTAGCACAAATATTAAACAGTTAAATTTAATTAAGGGCGATTCACAATCATTAAATGTTGCTGCTGCCTCAATATTGGCTAAAGTAGCAAGAGATTAATATATGCTCAAAATCGATAAACTATATCCGCAATATCAATTTGCAAAACATAAGAGGTATTGTGCTAAATTACATCAAGAAGCAATAGTAAAGCATGGAATTTGCCTAGAACATAGACTTAGTTATAAGAATATTAAATCAGTAATTAATTAACACATAAATGAAAAGAGACAATTAGAATCGATTTCCTTACTTTGTATGTATACTAGTTATATATTGATACAAACTTGATATACTTTAATGATAAATAGTTTAGTCTTAATTTTAGCTAGCTTTTGATCTATTTAAAAAGCATTTTTTAAAATTTGTTATCATTAGAATATACTCGCAAATACAAAACATTTTGCATAAGAGTTTATATTTTTTATAAAAAGTAAAAATATTAGTTCTAGGTTGTTTATAAAATAGAATTTACATTTTTTATTTAATAAATTTTGTTTATTTTTGGAGGATTATGTCAGGAAAAATTGATTTTGTATTAAATGATGACTATAAAATTCTTTTACAATATTTGCGAGATAATAAAATAAAAGTTGATGCAGTTATAACCGACCCTCCTTACAATATAAGCAGAAAAAATAATTTCAAATCTATTGGTCGAAACGGAATTGATTTTGGGCAGTGGGATAAAAATTTTGACCAATCAGAATGAATAAATTTAACATCCCCATTTATTAAGAATGGGGGTTCAATAATTATTTTCAATGATTGAAAAAATTTAGGTGAAATCGCACGAACACTTGAACTCAATGGCTTCCTTGTTAAGGACCTTATTAGATGGGTTAAAAAAAATCCAATGCCAAGAAATACAAAAAGACGATACGTTTCAGATTTTGAATTTGCTCTATGAGCTGTCAAACCAGGAAAAAAATGAACTTTTAACTTTGAGTTAAAAAAAGATAAGGCTTATATAAAACCAGAATATGTTTACTCGAGTGAACTTGGAAGTGGTAAGAGATTCCACCCTACTCAAAAACCGCTTAATTTGATTATTGATTTAATCAAATTACATACCAACCCCAATGATTTAATTTTGGATCTGTTTATGGGCAGCGGAACTACAGCAGTAGCTGCTTTGAAAACCAAAAGAAGATTTATCGGATCTGAAATAGATGAAGATTATTATAAAAAAATAATGGAAAGGCTTAAAAATTTTAAAAATGAGTAATTTAGTTAGGTCACCTTTAAATCACATAGGCAATAAGTTTAGAATATTACCCGAATTATTAGATATTATCCCAAGCCCAGAAGTATGCGATGATTATTTCTTTATCGATGTTTTTGGCGGTAGTTTTAATGTTGGAATTAACTCGGGTTTTAAAAATATTATTTTTAATGAAAAAGACAAAGAATTATTCAACATAATAAATTTTTTTATAAAAAATGAATTTAAACATATAGATAATTTAATTAAAGAAAAAGTTAATAAATATTCCTTGATTACACAAAAAGACTATAAAAAAAATAATATTGGATATAAAAAACTTCGCGATGATTACAATCACTATAATAGAGACATTGTTTCCTTAATAGTATTAGTTTTCTTTAGCTTTAACTCTGAGATAAGATTTAATTCAAAAGGACAATTTAATGTTCCGATTGGTAAAAGTGGTTATTCGAACTATCGCCGAAAAAATTTGGAACTATTTAGTCAATTAGCTAAAGATAGAAATATAAAACTTTATAATGAGGATTTTGAGGATTTTGTTTTAAAAATAATAAAAAAACTTGACCCCGAAAAAATTATTTTTTATTTTGACCCCCCTTACCTTGTATCTCAAGCACCATATAATTCAACATGATCAATAACTGACGAAAATAGACTTATTTCAATTTTCAAAATTTTAGATGATAAAGGAATTAAATTTGTTGCGTCTAATTTTTTAAAAAATGGAAATAATATAAATACCGTATTAAAGAAATTTATAGAAGACCGGTCAATTAATGTCAAAAAGTTAAACATTAGTTATAAAAATTCTAATTACCATAGAAAAAACAAAGAAGTAGAGGAAATTATTTTTTGGAATTATGAGTAATAATAAAACAAATTGAAAACTTGGAGACACTGCTTGAAGAGTTAATAATCAATTAGCTCTTTACACTTTTGCTATGAAATTTATTGCAAATTATAATAGTGGTGAAATTAGTGAAAAGTCAGAAATAAGTGATTTTGAGTATTTTTGAGAAAAATGTGTCAAAGAAGGATATAAAAGAAACAAAACGCCAGGCGAGCACATTAAAAAAGACATAAATTTATTATTGAAAACATTAAAATGATTGGGATTAATTGAACATAAATCAACCAAATCATTTAAAGGTATTCTAACTGACGACGGATATTTTTTTAATCAACTAATCGATTCTGATAAATATGAAAAAATAGAAAAGATATTAAGAGAAAAATTTCAAACAACTATTTATGAAATTTTTTGATTGACTATCGTTCTTCGTTTTAATTTATCTAATACTGAGGTTAAAAGTGATATTCAACCGTTTTTAGAGTTAATTAAAGCAATTTTGAATAATGGCTCAATGGACAAAAATGGTTGAAAAGAATGAAACATAGTTAATAGTAGTATCAAGGGCGATAAAATTCAAAATCAATTATCTTCATTCAGAAAACCACCGAAAAATATAGAGATTTTAACTCAATTTGTTGATCTTTTTAAAATTAAAAACTCAGATTACGAGGGAGTTAAAGAGTTTCTTCTTGCTTTTTCTTCTATTGTAAGCAAGGGTAGCAAGCGTATGGTTGTTTCAAAAATCATTCTTAAATATTTATCGCAAGAGATAGAAGAATTTGACAAGAAAAAAATCACTACATATGTAGAAGAATTGTCATATTTAATAAAAACAACAAGTACCCATAAGCTTTTATCCTCAATTGATTCTATTAGAAAGTCGATAACCGCTGAGGATGAATATTCAAGCATAAATTTATATTGGTTACAGTCTTTAAATATCTTTAAAATTGATAAAAATTCTGAAACCTCATTTATTAAATTAAAGAATGAAAATATTGTCAATTTACTTGAAAAATTGCTAGAACAAGGGGATTTTTTCTCTCAAAAAACAAGTTTGAAACAAACTATGGAAAATATTTTTAAATTAATTGAATCATTTTCAACAAATGTTGACTCTATAAATGAAAATATTCCAATACCATTTACACTTGATGAGGTAAACCTAATTTTAAGGAGCGATTGCAACCTTGATCTTGCTCTTAAAGAGCGCAATAAGATTAAAAATTTAGACAACATCAAATCATTGGTGGGTATACCAATATATCTATTATATGAGTACCTAATAAATTTACACGTTTGGTTATCTATTCAACATAAACAACCTTCTATTCACGTAGATTCATTTATTAACATTTGCAAAACTAAACTAAACTCAAAACTAATGCCTACTTCTCAAGCCCCGGGAGGTGGATCAGATGGTTTTATAGAGACAAACAACAAAAATATTCTGATTGAAACAACTACTTTAAAACATCTTTCTGCTTTAATCAAAAATGAAGTTGAGCCAATAAAAAGACATGCTTCCTGAGTTTCCCAGTTTGATAAGGTAATTTCAAAAAAGCATCCGGTTTTAGGCAATTTTTTAAGTTTTTTTGGTAAAAGTTAATTACAATTTTATTAGTAATTTATTAAGATATCAAAGTATTGATTGTTTCCAAATAACTTGTTTCAAATTTCATGTTTGAAATTTCCTTAAAATATTTAGGTTTTTTGCCAAACAATTTGTTTACTTCAATAAAACCATCTTTATTTTGTTTTTTCATAATTTATAATTATACCATAAAATTACTTAAAATGCAATTAAATGACATTAATATAAATTAAGGTTTTACGTTCAAAAAACACTGATTTACGGGTGTTTTTTCATATTTATATTCACTAAAAAGTGAATTTTTGCCTTAAAACTGGGAAACTCGGGAAAGACATGCTTTTAGTGCGTGAGAAAAAAATAGCAAAGAAACAATTGTCTTATTTTTTACTAAATACCTGCACAAATCTTTATTGCAATATCTTTATTTTGCATTTGATAATTTAAAAGAATTTTCAAAAATGCAGAAAAAATGAATATCAACAGATAATTTAATTTTTTTGAATCCAATATTAATCAAATCTTATATTAACAGTTTTGAATTTTTAGAAAGTTATAATCTAGATAAGAATTGAATAAATAAAAACAATGAAAAAATGAAAAAAACTATAATAAATGATGTTTTTTTCGATAGTAATATGTTTGATAATTTAGAAAAAATTGATGAATACTATTAAAATGGGAATATTAAGTATTTTGTGTTTTTAAGGCAAATCTGTTTTGATAAAATTTATCATAAAGGTCCAAAATATGAAAAAGCAGCAACAAAATTTATCCCCATATGACTTAGTAGCTAAAGAAATTGTTAGCAAATACGATGATTATAAAAAATTAATAAAATAAGGCTTTCACAACCAAATTTCGTATAGGTTTAAAAATTTAGTCGAAGCGATCTTAAACGCGGAATTAAGCCAACATTTAGGCTATGAAAAAGGCAACCGAAGCAAAAATGGTGCGCATAGACCGAATAAGCGAAACGGGTTTTCGCGAAAAACTGTGAATTATAATAGTAAAAATATGCATCTAAAAATAAACTAGGACAAAAAAACCAACACCTTAGTGTTAATTTTTTTGTCCTAGTTTAAATTCGGATACTTTTTTAAAATTACCTTATCAAACTGGGAAACTCGGGAAATGCTTAAATTTTCTTTTTTCCATGATGCTCCGTAAATAAAAAAATGCAACAATAATAATATTATTATACTATATGTTGCATTCTTATTTTCGATTTGGGAAGCAGTGTTTTCACTGCTTTTTTAATAATACTATTTATAATTATAATCTATTCTGGTAATTCAGGCGGTTTAAATGGCCCAAGCATTGCATAATAATTAATCGGATCGTATAGCAATGGGTTACCTCTAGGGTTGGTTATTGATATTATTCAAGAGGATTTATTATTCTTATTTTCAAAGCTTTGAGCTTCCGATGATTGCCACCAATAATCTCATTTAAGATCGGAAGTTGACAAATTAGGTTTTGTTTGGTTTCATTCCCGATTTTTAACATACATAATATCTCAAGTATAACCATTTTGGAAACGCGTACCTTGATTACCACTTTGAATATAATAAGTTCTTTCGTTATTTCATTTTAATGTTGGAACTGCTCTGTTTAAGTAAAAAATATCATTTAGGACTTTATCATTCGTTGTTCATTCAAATGTAGGAGAAGATCAAAATACTTTTGAAATATGTTTTGGAAATTTATTAATTCTAGGAATTAAATCAGAGTTATTTGGGGTTTGGCCTCATCTTGGTTGTCATAAATTCCTATAATTTCTTCCGGATTGCATAATTGATACA
This sequence is a window from Mesomycoplasma ovipneumoniae. Protein-coding genes within it:
- a CDS encoding transposase; the encoded protein is MELNQHLGYEKSNRSKNGAHRPNKRNGFSRKTVNYNSKNMHLKIPRDRNGTFENKFIGKYETKI
- a CDS encoding ribonuclease HII translates to MFKLNIEDTLTQYNKILGIDEAGRDCCVGPLVVAGVVLPKNFKSDLINDSKKLLESKREKAYELIIQNAIEYKIEFASAEYVDEFNPKQATRNLMNKIVKEFNDIDLIITDFEPVTSTNIKQLNLIKGDSQSLNVAAASILAKVARD
- a CDS encoding Dam family site-specific DNA-(adenine-N6)-methyltransferase gives rise to the protein MSNLVRSPLNHIGNKFRILPELLDIIPSPEVCDDYFFIDVFGGSFNVGINSGFKNIIFNEKDKELFNIINFFIKNEFKHIDNLIKEKVNKYSLITQKDYKKNNIGYKKLRDDYNHYNRDIVSLIVLVFFSFNSEIRFNSKGQFNVPIGKSGYSNYRRKNLELFSQLAKDRNIKLYNEDFEDFVLKIIKKLDPEKIIFYFDPPYLVSQAPYNSTWSITDENRLISIFKILDDKGIKFVASNFLKNGNNINTVLKKFIEDRSINVKKLNISYKNSNYHRKNKEVEEIIFWNYE
- a CDS encoding DNA-methyltransferase → MSGKIDFVLNDDYKILLQYLRDNKIKVDAVITDPPYNISRKNNFKSIGRNGIDFGQWDKNFDQSEWINLTSPFIKNGGSIIIFNDWKNLGEIARTLELNGFLVKDLIRWVKKNPMPRNTKRRYVSDFEFALWAVKPGKKWTFNFELKKDKAYIKPEYVYSSELGSGKRFHPTQKPLNLIIDLIKLHTNPNDLILDLFMGSGTTAVAALKTKRRFIGSEIDEDYYKKIMERLKNFKNE
- a CDS encoding IS256 family transposase, encoding MYIDWKFFNVKENGVFVKKSLYLILAIDWQGNKKVLGFWIKNSESASNWLDVFSELKTRGLQDVLIISCDNLSGISQAIKAIFPQTDVQKCVVQQIRNSLLKVSYKDKKDFAYDMKSIYQAINQESAMQNLDKFAKKWGQKYPSIIKSWYTNFVGLTTFFKYPYELRRAIYTTNTIESVNRLIRKNTKAKGGIQSVNYLSKITYLTLQDASIKWQRQVRDWDTIKKQLEIIFPNRLNNVKLN